One Malaclemys terrapin pileata isolate rMalTer1 chromosome 7, rMalTer1.hap1, whole genome shotgun sequence genomic region harbors:
- the RBM5 gene encoding RNA-binding protein 5, whose amino-acid sequence MGSDKRVSRTERSGRYGSIIDREDRDSRSRRRDSDYKRSSEERRNERYDDSRDYDSRDYDSRDYDSPERDRERERERRNSDKSEDGYHSDGDYGEHDYRNDINDEKESKTIMLRGLPITVTENDIRELIESFEGPQPADVRLMKRKTGVSRGFAFVEFYHFQDATSWMEANQKKLVIQGKQIAMHYSNPRPKFEDWLCNKCCLYNFRRRLKCFRCGADKFDSEQEVPPGSAEAVQSVDYYCDTIILRNIAPHTVVDSIMTALSPYASLAVNNIRLIKDKQTQQNRGFAFVQLSSAMDASQLLQILQSLQPPLKIDGKTIGVDFAKSARKDLLLPDGNRVSAFSVASTAIAAAQWSSTQPHSGEGGTIDYSYLQPGQDGYTQYAQYSQDYQQYYQSQAGALDTEASIISGAPVTTTTAAVVSQSPQLYNQQPNSPDSPTQTAQPSTSTQAQSASPTGVVPGTKYAVPDTSTYQYDESSGYYYDPITGLYYDPNSQYYYNALTQQYLYWDGEKETYMPAAEGITYQQTSAPSSKEGKEKKEKPKSKTAQQIAKDMERWAKSLNKQKENFKNSFQPLCSREEERRESAAADAGFALFEKKGTLSERQQVMPEVVKNGEEENPLKRGLVAAYSGDSDNEEDLLERIENEEEKLTDWKKLACLLCRRQFPNKDALVRHQQLSDLHKQNMDIYRRSRLSEQELEALELREREMKYRDRAAERREKYGIPEPPEPKRKKVFDAGTVNYEQPTKDGIDHSNIGNKMLQAMGWREGSGLGRKCQGITAPIEAQVRMRGAGLGAKGSSYGVSTADSYKDAVRKAMFARFTEME is encoded by the exons ATGGGCTCCGATAAACG TGTGAGTAGGACTGAACGAAGTGGAAGGTACGGCTCTATCATAGATCGGGAGGATCGGGACTCTAGAAGCAGGCGAAGGGATTCTGATTACAAGAGATCGAGTGAGGAGCGCAGGAATGAGAGATATGATGACAGCCGGGACTATGACAGCCGGGACTATGACAGCCGGGACTATGacagccctgag AGGGATAGGGAGAGGGAGCGTGAGAGACGGAATAGCGATAAATCAGAAGATGGGTACCATTCTGATGGTGACTATGGAGAGCATGACTACAGGAATGACATTAATGATGAGAAAGAAAGCAAGACCATCATGTTGCGTGGCCTTCCTATCACTGTTACAGAAAACGAT ATTCGAGAGCTTATTGAGTCCTTCGAAGGCCCTCAGCCTGCAGACGTGAGGCTGATGAAAAGAAAgacag GTGTAAGCCGTGGTTTCGCCTTCGTGGAGTTTTATCACTTTCAAGATGCTACCAGCTGGATGGAAGCCAATCAG AAAAAACTGGTGATTCAGGGGAAGCAGATTGCAATGCACTACAGCAACCCAAGGCCTAAATTTGAAGACTGGCTTTGTAACAAG TGCTGCCTTTACAACTTCAGGAGAAGGTTAAAATGCTTCCGCTGTGGAGCAGATAAATTTG ATTCAGAACAGGAGGTACCACCCGGATCAGCAGAAGCTGTTCAGTCTGTGGATTACTACTGTGATA CCATCATTCTACGAAACATAGCTCCCCACACAGTAGTGGATTCCATCATGACCGCACTGTCTCCATATGCTTCGCTGGCAGTCAATAACATTCGCCTTATCAAAGACAAGCAGACCCAGCAGAATCGGGGCTTTGCATTTGTGCAGCTGTCTTCTGCAATG GATGCATCTCAATTGTTGCAGATTTTACAGAGTCTTCAGCCACCATTgaaaattgatggcaaaacaattGGTGTTGATTTTGCAAAGAGTGCCAGAAA AGATTTGCTTCTCCCAGATGGTAACCGGGTCAGCGCCTTCTCTGTGGCAAGCACAGCCATCGCTGCAGCTCAGTGGTCATCCACCCAG CCTCATAGCGGAGAAGGAGGCACCATTGACTACAGCTACCTCCAGCCAGGGCAAGATGGTTATACCCAGTATGCGCAG TACTCGCAAGACTACCAGCAGTACTACCAGAGTCAAGCTGGAGCGTTGGACACAGAAGCATCTATTATATCAG GTGCTCCAGTTACCACCACTACAGCAGCTGTCGTATCCCAGAGTCCTCAGCTATATAATCAACAGCCCAACTCACCTGACTCTCCG ACTCAAACAGCACAGCCTAGCACCAGCACCCAGGCACAGTCAGCTTCTCCAACTGGTGTGGTCCCTGGCACCAAATATG CTGTCCCTGACACCTCTACCTACCAATACGATGAGTCTTCAGGATATTATTATGATCCCATAACAGGGCTCTATTATGATCCTAACTCCCAG TATTACTACAATGCCCTAACCCAGCAGTATCTTTACTGGGATGGTGAGAAAGAGACCTACATGCCTGCTGCAGAGGGTATAACATACCAGCAAACTAGTGCACCTTCCAGCAaagaagggaaggagaagaaagagaaacCCAAGAGTAAAACCGCTCAGCAG ATTGCTAAAGACATGGAACGTTGGGCAAAGAGTTTGAACAAACAGAAAGAGAACTTTAAGAATAGCTTCCAGCCACTCTGCTCCAGGgaagaagagaggagggaatCAGCAGCAGCAGATGCTGGCTTTGCCCTTTTCGAGAAAAAG GGCACTTTGTCTGAGAGACAGCAGGTCATGCCAGAGGTGGTAAAGAATGGAGAGGAGGAGAATCCACTCAAA CGTGGCCTGGTGGCTGCCTACAGTGGAGATAGTGATAATGAAGAGGACCTGCTGGAAAGAATCGAGAATGAGGAAGAGAAGCTGACTGACTGGAAGAAGCTGGCCTGTCTGCTGTGTAGGAGGCAGTTTCCAAACAAAGATGCCTTGGTCCGACACCAGCAGCTCTCTGACCTGCACAAG CAAAACATGGATATCTACAGGAGATCTAGGCTgtcagagcaggaacttgaagcATTGGAGCTGCGCGAGAGAGAG ATGAAATACAGAGACAGAGCTGCTGAACGGCGGGAGAAGTACGGCATCCCAGAACCCCCTGAGCCGAAGCGCAAGAAGGTGTTTGATGCTGGCACAGT GAATTATGAGCAACCCACTAAAGATGGCATTGACCATAGTAATATTGGCAACAAAATGCTCCAGGCCATGGGCTGGAGGGAAGGTTCAGGACTCGGAAGGAAATGTCAGGgtatcacagctcccattgag GCTCAAGTGCGCATGCGAGGAGCTGGCTTGGGAGCCAAGGGGAGTTCTTATGGAGTCTCCACGGCCGACTCATACAAGGATGCAGTGCGGAAAGCCATGTTTGCTCGCTTCACTGAGATGGAATGA